The Brachyspira hyodysenteriae ATCC 27164 genome includes a window with the following:
- the nusA gene encoding transcription termination factor NusA — MFENVGTYLQQLSDEKDISVELLKEVIASTMELALKKKYGDDIKFHIHFDNKNNPTVYKGASVVEEVRNKNKEISLEEAKKLDQDINLGDEVLILVDQVEAFGRIESTVARTAFFQKISELEKNIIYNEFKRRENQLVNGYFQREHRGTIYINLGKTEGELQKKDQSPREHYTVGDRIRAYIYKVQGGKDEKGKEIHTKILLTRTKPDFIKKLFELEIPEIADGTIEIKNVVRQPGLKIKVAVASNKPEVDPIGACIGQKGIRIQSIIKEIEGEKIDVVKWSKDIREYIAEAITPAKPIRIIITDPEKKEAMIIIPDEQLSLALGKSGYNVKLASQLTGYYFDIKTETDIKENPELLKDIVPLNQIFSDNTEEVQAADEELETAEVFESNLYSLQGIDEAIIKTLIDNNINSIEELYNMSVEDIMEKTNLERDIVDNLMLVMKDVVEVVEASDDEYETTSEEVVEEIEVYECPNCGSSITEDMTKCPKCGIELSFE; from the coding sequence ATGTTTGAAAATGTTGGAACTTATTTACAGCAGCTTTCTGATGAAAAAGATATTAGTGTAGAGCTTTTAAAAGAAGTTATAGCATCTACCATGGAATTAGCTTTAAAGAAGAAATACGGAGATGATATAAAATTCCATATTCATTTTGACAATAAAAACAATCCTACAGTATATAAGGGTGCTAGTGTTGTAGAAGAAGTTAGAAACAAAAATAAAGAAATATCTTTAGAAGAGGCTAAGAAATTAGATCAGGATATTAATTTGGGCGATGAAGTTTTAATACTTGTTGACCAAGTTGAAGCATTCGGAAGAATAGAAAGTACAGTAGCTAGAACAGCATTCTTCCAAAAGATTTCTGAACTTGAGAAAAATATTATATACAATGAGTTTAAAAGAAGAGAAAATCAGCTTGTAAATGGATATTTCCAAAGAGAACATAGAGGAACTATCTATATAAATTTAGGAAAAACAGAAGGCGAATTACAGAAAAAAGATCAGTCTCCTAGAGAACATTATACAGTTGGAGATAGAATAAGAGCATACATATATAAAGTTCAGGGCGGTAAAGATGAAAAAGGTAAGGAAATTCATACTAAAATACTTCTTACTAGAACAAAACCTGATTTTATAAAGAAATTGTTTGAATTAGAAATACCTGAAATTGCTGACGGTACTATAGAAATTAAAAATGTAGTAAGGCAGCCTGGGTTAAAAATAAAAGTAGCAGTTGCTTCAAATAAACCTGAAGTAGATCCTATAGGAGCTTGTATTGGTCAGAAAGGTATTCGTATACAATCTATCATTAAGGAAATAGAAGGCGAAAAGATAGATGTTGTAAAATGGTCTAAAGATATAAGAGAGTATATTGCTGAAGCTATTACTCCTGCTAAGCCTATTAGAATCATTATTACAGACCCAGAAAAAAAGGAAGCTATGATTATTATACCAGATGAGCAGCTTTCTCTTGCTTTGGGTAAAAGCGGATATAATGTGAAATTAGCTTCTCAGCTTACAGGATATTATTTCGATATAAAAACAGAAACAGATATTAAAGAAAATCCTGAATTATTGAAAGATATAGTTCCATTAAATCAAATATTCTCAGATAATACAGAAGAAGTTCAGGCTGCTGATGAAGAATTAGAAACAGCAGAAGTATTTGAAAGTAATTTATATTCATTACAGGGTATTGATGAAGCAATTATAAAAACTCTTATAGATAATAATATAAATTCTATAGAAGAGTTATATAATATGTCTGTTGAAGATATTATGGAAAAAACTAATCTTGAAAGAGATATTGTTGATAATTTAATGCTTGTAATGAAAGATGTTGTTGAAGTTGTAGAGGCTTCTGATGATGAATATGAAACTACTTCTGAAGAGGTTGTTGAAGAGATAGAAGTTTATGAATGTCCTAACTGCGGATCCAGCATTACAGAAGATATGACTAAATGTCCTAAATGCGGAATTGAGCTTTCTTTTGAATAA
- a CDS encoding ribosome assembly cofactor RimP, translated as MNNNKTKPQKQKEYGREPKKKKLKNKEKSNKKIDNNIIDEALLFNGIKDVLEENNIYLLDLKVRAISDNKKVYAVIFKKKESVSHTHCIETTRKIQDCIKSNGYDEGDYTITVSSAGFRWKFNDRYELFEDMPIKIKYRSGEEFITAYAMLKKSEDDYIIITVTDEDNIINEKNIKILKKDIIKARLNC; from the coding sequence ATGAATAATAATAAAACTAAACCTCAAAAACAAAAAGAATATGGCAGAGAGCCTAAGAAAAAGAAATTAAAAAATAAAGAAAAATCAAATAAAAAAATAGATAATAATATCATAGATGAAGCTTTATTATTTAATGGTATAAAAGATGTTTTAGAGGAAAATAATATATATCTGCTTGATTTGAAAGTAAGAGCTATTTCTGATAATAAAAAAGTATATGCTGTTATTTTCAAGAAAAAGGAAAGTGTATCTCATACTCATTGTATAGAAACTACTAGAAAGATTCAGGATTGTATAAAATCTAATGGTTATGATGAGGGTGATTATACTATAACAGTTTCTTCTGCCGGATTCAGATGGAAATTCAATGATAGATATGAATTATTTGAGGATATGCCTATAAAAATAAAATACAGAAGCGGTGAGGAGTTTATTACTGCTTATGCAATGTTGAAAAAGTCTGAAGATGACTACATTATTATAACTGTAACTGATGAAGATAATATTATTAATGAAAAAAATATAAAAATATTAAAAAAAGATATCATAAAAGCAAGATTAAATTGTTAA
- the cls gene encoding cardiolipin synthase, whose protein sequence is MVFYILTIIFFLYVVSIAIKMLLENRPPYSFIAWLTVLVFLPYVGVIFYIFLGMDWKKSKKKISAKLPEDMIKNYFSSLLKEQMKILDNMQGNYSKHINLVKLAIKSGYSPITVQNEVYVFDEGEKLFDAIIQDLKLAEKTIHMEYFIWRSDELGNRIKDVLIKKAKQGVEIRLIFDGVGSLKRISKKYRRELKKNGIKFLYYHDPFSILWTRFVNYRNHRKIVVVDGVVAYMGGMNLGQEYIDGGKHFNSWKDVHMRIVGDSCNLIQNVFVCDWYNAGGRDLEIFNVEENKHKHLRRIKYANKELNEEKVSIIRKDLFPQSFTDKFLPVQIITSGADSKWDSIQKVYSKMIEEAKESIYIESPYFVPDDGFLRTLENAALSEVNVNLMITGNPDKLVAWWVAQTYFETLLNAGVNIYLYEKGFLHSKFCVMDGRIVSCGTCNMDIRSFYLHYEMNAVIYDIDIAKKFEDIFKKDVLDSHKITIEEYSKQPMLVRLRNSACRIIAPVL, encoded by the coding sequence ATGGTATTTTATATATTAACAATTATATTCTTTTTGTATGTGGTATCTATAGCTATAAAAATGCTGCTAGAGAATAGACCTCCATATTCATTTATAGCTTGGCTTACTGTTTTAGTATTTTTGCCTTATGTAGGAGTAATATTTTATATATTTCTTGGAATGGATTGGAAAAAATCAAAAAAGAAAATTTCAGCTAAACTTCCTGAAGATATGATAAAAAATTATTTTTCTTCACTTCTAAAAGAACAAATGAAAATACTAGATAATATGCAGGGTAATTACAGCAAACATATAAATTTAGTTAAACTCGCAATAAAAAGCGGATATTCCCCTATTACAGTTCAAAATGAAGTTTATGTATTTGATGAAGGAGAAAAACTATTCGATGCTATAATTCAAGATTTAAAATTAGCAGAAAAAACTATACACATGGAATATTTTATATGGAGAAGTGATGAACTTGGAAATAGAATAAAAGATGTTCTAATAAAAAAAGCAAAGCAAGGGGTTGAAATAAGGCTTATATTTGACGGAGTTGGATCATTAAAGAGAATAAGCAAAAAATACAGAAGAGAATTGAAAAAAAATGGAATAAAATTTTTATATTATCATGATCCTTTTTCTATATTATGGACTAGATTTGTAAATTACAGAAATCATAGAAAAATAGTTGTAGTTGATGGTGTTGTTGCCTATATGGGAGGAATGAATTTAGGACAAGAATATATAGACGGAGGAAAACATTTCAATTCATGGAAAGATGTGCATATGAGAATAGTTGGAGATTCATGCAATCTTATACAGAATGTTTTTGTATGCGATTGGTATAATGCAGGAGGAAGAGACTTAGAAATTTTCAATGTAGAAGAAAATAAACATAAACATTTAAGAAGAATAAAATATGCTAATAAAGAGTTAAACGAGGAAAAAGTTTCAATTATAAGAAAAGATTTATTTCCTCAGTCTTTTACAGATAAATTTCTGCCTGTTCAAATAATAACATCTGGTGCAGATTCAAAATGGGATAGCATACAAAAAGTTTATTCTAAAATGATAGAAGAAGCTAAAGAAAGTATTTATATAGAAAGTCCTTACTTTGTACCTGATGATGGATTTTTAAGGACTTTAGAGAATGCTGCATTATCCGAAGTAAATGTAAACCTTATGATAACAGGAAATCCTGATAAGTTAGTTGCATGGTGGGTAGCTCAGACATATTTTGAAACTTTACTCAATGCAGGCGTAAATATCTATTTATATGAAAAAGGTTTCTTGCATAGTAAATTCTGTGTAATGGACGGAAGAATAGTATCATGCGGAACTTGCAATATGGATATAAGAAGCTTTTATTTACATTATGAAATGAATGCTGTTATATATGATATTGATATAGCTAAAAAATTTGAGGATATATTTAAAAAAGATGTGCTCGATTCTCATAAAATAACGATAGAAGAATATTCTAAACAGCCTATGCTTGTAAGACTTAGAAATTCAGCTTGCAGAATTATAGCTCCTGTTTTATAA
- a CDS encoding leucine-rich repeat domain-containing protein, protein MMKKIKISELDNQALFELGLSKERHILFVDDIGIKKDNIPALNELLKTRQDFFINISSEKDESNKNYISGNDLLTALSEMRNLIYHASLKYPLKNISIFAKLINLRSLHLYGDLPKDMELKPLDNIENLESIYIENGLTLRQDVYLSMKSTIREIGAGIFRMESFDKNPNLKKIAVLTGVSHEEEMPKKLPELEELYIEKGKNIRSFNFISEMKTLKTLELNNIPTLKEIPDLSNLEDLTKVILTNLRSLENMDAILNHPRIRTLILENIKCFNIDMLSKETAPRLKYISVVSDDKNWDKRTKKLLEEKGYKDYNDN, encoded by the coding sequence ATGATGAAGAAAATAAAAATATCAGAATTAGATAATCAAGCTCTTTTTGAATTGGGACTTTCAAAAGAGAGACATATTCTTTTTGTAGATGATATAGGTATAAAAAAGGATAATATACCAGCTCTAAATGAACTTCTAAAAACTAGACAAGATTTCTTTATTAACATATCATCAGAGAAAGATGAAAGCAATAAAAATTATATAAGCGGTAATGATCTTCTTACAGCTTTGTCTGAAATGAGAAACCTTATATATCATGCATCTCTAAAATATCCTCTAAAAAATATTTCTATATTTGCTAAGCTTATCAATTTGAGAAGTTTGCATCTATACGGTGATTTGCCTAAAGATATGGAATTAAAGCCTCTTGATAATATAGAAAATTTAGAAAGTATTTATATAGAAAATGGACTTACATTAAGACAAGATGTTTATTTATCTATGAAAAGCACAATAAGAGAAATAGGTGCCGGAATATTCAGAATGGAATCTTTTGACAAGAATCCTAATCTTAAAAAAATAGCAGTTCTTACAGGAGTTTCTCATGAAGAAGAAATGCCTAAGAAACTTCCTGAACTAGAAGAGCTTTATATTGAAAAAGGGAAGAATATAAGATCATTTAATTTTATATCAGAAATGAAAACACTTAAAACTTTGGAATTAAATAATATACCTACATTAAAAGAAATTCCTGATTTAAGTAATTTAGAAGATTTAACAAAGGTTATTTTAACTAATCTCAGAAGTCTTGAAAATATGGATGCTATATTAAATCACCCTAGAATAAGAACTTTAATATTAGAAAATATAAAATGCTTTAATATAGACATGCTTTCAAAAGAAACAGCTCCTAGATTAAAATATATATCAGTTGTCAGCGATGATAAAAATTGGGATAAAAGAACAAAAAAGCTTCTAGAAGAAAAAGGATATAAGGACTATAATGATAATTAG
- a CDS encoding carbon-nitrogen hydrolase family protein, producing the protein MIISAFEFDIQKDKYKNLEIINNHLKNIKEKSDLIVLPELSSNGYLFENRDELKNTAENIKYGIFINNLSEISKKYDTSIIAGFAEKYEDKIYNSAVIIDKGNIKGVYRKIHLSDFEKRFFDSGDINNADLIFNINGVNISVQICFDLWFNEISRRQILNGINLICVLGNFGSNTTFEIARIRAIENLTPIVLCNRIGIEKNSIMEASFIGKSFVCDETGKLLTNINENQNNKIITAEIEIKNKRQNIICSDFIEEIKRHY; encoded by the coding sequence ATGATAATTAGTGCCTTTGAATTTGATATACAAAAAGATAAATATAAAAATTTAGAAATAATAAATAATCATTTAAAAAATATAAAAGAAAAATCTGATTTAATAGTACTTCCTGAACTTTCATCTAACGGTTATTTATTTGAAAATAGAGATGAATTAAAAAATACTGCTGAAAATATAAAATACGGTATATTCATAAATAATTTATCTGAAATATCAAAAAAATATGATACTTCTATAATTGCCGGATTTGCAGAAAAATATGAAGATAAAATTTATAATTCTGCTGTGATAATAGATAAAGGAAATATTAAAGGTGTATACAGAAAAATACATTTATCCGATTTTGAAAAAAGATTCTTTGACTCTGGAGATATAAATAACGCGGATTTAATTTTTAATATAAACGGTGTTAATATATCGGTACAAATATGCTTTGATTTATGGTTTAATGAAATATCAAGAAGGCAAATATTAAATGGAATTAATTTAATATGCGTACTTGGTAATTTCGGCTCTAATACTACTTTTGAAATAGCTAGAATAAGAGCCATAGAAAACTTAACTCCTATAGTATTATGCAATCGCATAGGCATAGAAAAAAATTCTATTATGGAAGCATCTTTCATAGGAAAAAGTTTTGTATGCGATGAAACAGGAAAATTACTCACAAATATAAACGAAAATCAAAACAATAAAATAATAACTGCTGAAATAGAAATAAAAAACAAAAGACAAAATATAATATGCTCTGATTTTATAGAAGAAATAAAAAGACATTATTAA
- a CDS encoding methyl-accepting chemotaxis protein, which yields MKFMQTLKFKMPFTIISSVAIMLIVLMIVIISASAIFMERTAISGFMETADGYRDLVSIWIGDQADLTSVISKESEFLDYFENPNQDTLSIANAEFTELLKELESHFSAFALIDLNGRVVLDTASNEHLNTVSQKTIWKELKNNNYRYAIEDEIYLSSVTGNYVIGVLAGVFDTNERPAGVLYAELRWDSFVQKYFSEITIGKTGNIYIVNEEGRRVAHKEVKKVNTISIGSKNALSAAASQRKGALHYEDEGKKIMAFSRLDNMDWILCVTMLDSEFYSDRNTLIMITIVLSILLLLITSFIVIMYVNKNISRVLSRIASDLNRLGNGDLTVSAPSKFLANKYQNHEFGIIANGFNNTIEKLKHIVCNIIDSSNNIELTSKELASGNNDLALRTQSQSSSLEQTASSMEQMASTIKNSAEKSVIGNNMMNDSKRSVEEAGVIIDSTTKSMEDVYEASRKITNITKLIEDIAFQTNILALNASVEAARAGEQGRGFSVVASEVRTLAQNTQTSVKDITSLIADSDEKIRVATEAARKSQEIFVDIKDKIENTANIMKDISTTAVEQQSGVDQVNQAVLKMDESTQENASLVEQSKEASITLSSEAQKLIDVVSYFKL from the coding sequence ATGAAATTTATGCAAACTTTGAAATTTAAAATGCCTTTTACTATTATATCCTCTGTAGCTATAATGCTTATAGTGCTTATGATAGTAATAATATCTGCTTCGGCAATATTTATGGAGAGAACTGCCATAAGCGGATTTATGGAAACAGCTGACGGATATAGAGATTTAGTTTCTATATGGATTGGGGATCAGGCAGATTTAACTTCTGTTATATCAAAAGAATCTGAATTTTTAGATTATTTTGAGAATCCGAATCAGGATACTTTATCTATAGCAAATGCTGAATTCACAGAACTTTTAAAAGAATTAGAATCTCATTTTTCAGCTTTTGCTTTAATAGACTTAAATGGAAGAGTTGTTTTGGATACTGCTTCTAATGAACATTTGAATACTGTAAGTCAAAAAACTATATGGAAAGAGCTTAAAAATAATAATTATAGGTATGCTATTGAAGATGAGATTTATTTGTCATCAGTTACAGGAAATTATGTTATAGGTGTGTTGGCAGGAGTATTTGATACTAATGAAAGACCTGCTGGAGTTTTATATGCTGAATTAAGATGGGATTCTTTTGTTCAAAAATATTTTTCTGAAATTACTATAGGAAAAACAGGTAATATATACATAGTTAATGAAGAAGGAAGAAGAGTAGCTCATAAAGAAGTGAAAAAAGTTAATACTATATCTATAGGATCTAAAAACGCTTTATCAGCAGCAGCTTCACAGAGAAAAGGTGCTTTACATTATGAGGATGAAGGTAAAAAAATAATGGCTTTTTCAAGACTAGATAATATGGATTGGATACTATGTGTTACTATGCTTGACAGTGAATTTTATTCTGATAGAAATACTCTTATAATGATAACTATTGTATTAAGTATATTATTACTTCTTATTACATCATTTATAGTTATAATGTATGTTAATAAGAATATATCCAGAGTATTGTCTAGAATAGCAAGCGATTTGAACAGACTTGGAAACGGAGATTTAACAGTATCAGCACCAAGTAAATTTTTGGCTAACAAATATCAAAATCATGAATTTGGAATAATAGCTAATGGATTTAATAATACTATAGAAAAATTAAAACATATAGTATGTAATATAATTGATTCTTCTAATAATATAGAATTAACATCAAAAGAATTAGCAAGCGGAAATAATGATTTGGCTTTAAGAACTCAATCTCAATCATCATCATTAGAGCAGACAGCTAGTTCTATGGAGCAAATGGCATCTACAATAAAAAATTCTGCAGAAAAATCTGTAATAGGAAATAATATGATGAATGATTCTAAAAGATCCGTAGAAGAAGCAGGAGTAATAATAGACAGCACAACAAAAAGTATGGAAGACGTTTATGAAGCAAGCAGAAAGATAACTAATATAACAAAATTGATAGAAGATATTGCTTTTCAAACTAATATATTAGCACTTAATGCATCAGTTGAAGCAGCACGTGCAGGAGAGCAGGGCAGAGGTTTCTCTGTTGTAGCTTCTGAGGTTAGAACTTTAGCACAAAATACTCAGACTTCGGTTAAAGATATTACTTCTTTGATAGCTGATTCAGATGAGAAAATAAGAGTAGCAACAGAAGCAGCAAGAAAATCTCAAGAAATATTTGTGGATATAAAAGATAAAATAGAAAATACAGCTAATATAATGAAAGACATTTCTACAACAGCAGTGGAACAGCAAAGCGGTGTTGATCAGGTTAATCAGGCAGTACTAAAAATGGATGAAAGTACACAGGAAAATGCTAGTTTGGTAGAGCAGTCAAAAGAAGCCAGCATAACATTAAGCAGTGAAGCCCAAAAGTTAATAGATGTTGTAAGTTATTTCAAATTATAA
- a CDS encoding galactokinase, translating to MYNISQLKDFLKEKKMDEKFSSIYGGDAYSISEAYSRLSDTIKHFESIEKSQEIYVFSASGRTELSGNHTDHNNGCVLTASINLDKLAVVSKRDDNKIVVYTDYSNTPDIIDINDLNINKDEYGKSNALTRGVCAGIKNKGGNIGGCTVTLNNKVLIGSGLSSSASFESLIGEIQNALYNEDKISKVDIAKIGQYAENVYFGKPCGLMDQMGCSVGGIMSIDFKDNDNPIIEKVEYDFESKGYALMIVDAKGDHSGLTNEYAAIREEMNAVANYFGKKVCREITKKELIDNASKLRAEVGDRAVMRAYHFLEENERVINQINALKKDDINTYIKLMNESGLSSFMYLQNCYSVTSSKNMGVALGLTLTKDFLKGEGACRVHGGGFAGTIQALIPVNKFEEYKKYMNSIFGEGSAVKIRVRQSPVCEI from the coding sequence ATGTATAATATCAGCCAATTAAAAGATTTTTTAAAAGAAAAAAAAATGGATGAAAAATTTTCTTCTATTTATGGAGGTGATGCATACAGTATATCTGAAGCATACAGCAGATTAAGTGATACAATAAAACATTTTGAAAGCATAGAAAAATCTCAAGAAATATACGTATTTAGTGCTTCAGGAAGAACTGAGCTTTCAGGTAATCATACAGACCATAATAATGGATGTGTATTAACAGCATCTATAAATTTGGATAAATTGGCAGTAGTTTCAAAGAGAGATGACAATAAAATAGTAGTTTATACTGATTATTCTAATACTCCTGATATAATAGATATTAACGATTTAAACATAAATAAAGATGAGTACGGAAAATCTAATGCTTTAACTAGAGGCGTTTGTGCAGGAATAAAAAATAAAGGCGGCAATATAGGCGGATGTACAGTAACTTTAAATAATAAAGTTCTTATAGGAAGCGGATTAAGCAGTTCAGCAAGCTTTGAATCTTTGATTGGTGAAATACAGAATGCTCTATATAATGAAGATAAAATAAGTAAAGTTGATATAGCAAAAATTGGGCAGTATGCTGAAAATGTTTATTTTGGAAAGCCTTGCGGACTTATGGATCAAATGGGATGTTCTGTAGGCGGTATTATGTCTATAGATTTCAAAGATAATGATAATCCTATAATAGAAAAAGTTGAATATGATTTTGAGAGCAAGGGATATGCTCTTATGATAGTTGATGCTAAAGGAGATCATAGCGGACTTACAAATGAATATGCTGCTATAAGAGAAGAAATGAATGCTGTTGCAAATTATTTCGGAAAAAAAGTATGCAGAGAGATAACTAAAAAAGAATTGATTGATAATGCTTCTAAATTAAGAGCAGAAGTTGGAGACAGAGCTGTAATGAGAGCTTATCACTTCTTAGAGGAAAATGAAAGAGTAATTAATCAAATAAATGCACTTAAAAAAGATGATATAAATACATATATAAAACTCATGAATGAATCAGGACTTTCAAGCTTTATGTATTTACAAAACTGCTATTCTGTTACAAGTTCAAAAAATATGGGAGTAGCTTTAGGACTTACTCTAACAAAAGACTTCTTAAAAGGAGAAGGTGCTTGCCGTGTACATGGAGGCGGATTTGCTGGAACTATACAGGCTTTAATACCTGTAAATAAATTTGAAGAATATAAAAAATATATGAATTCAATATTCGGAGAAGGAAGTGCCGTAAAAATAAGAGTAAGACAATCTCCTGTTTGTGAAATCTAA
- a CDS encoding flavodoxin family protein, with protein sequence MKITVIHGQNHKGSTYNVTKMLYDRLGGEVTEFFLPRDFNSFCVGCNNCFIKSETLCPHYEKLKPITDSMDNADIIILASPVYVYHVTGAMKAFLDHYGYRWIVHRPNESMFKKQAICISTAAGGGMKNTCKDMADSTFFWGVAKTYSYGFAVREVTWNNVKDEIKDSIAKKMDLAAEKIKREYGKVKPSIKTKIFFKIIKSLHKKKNFTENDFNYWNDRGWLNNTVPWKN encoded by the coding sequence ATGAAAATTACAGTCATACATGGACAGAATCATAAAGGCTCAACATATAATGTAACAAAAATGCTTTATGACAGATTAGGAGGAGAGGTTACAGAATTTTTTCTTCCTAGAGATTTTAATTCTTTTTGTGTAGGCTGTAATAATTGTTTTATAAAATCTGAAACTTTATGTCCTCATTATGAAAAACTTAAACCTATTACAGATTCTATGGATAATGCTGATATAATCATATTGGCAAGTCCTGTGTATGTTTATCATGTAACAGGTGCTATGAAGGCTTTTTTGGATCATTATGGTTATAGATGGATTGTGCATAGACCAAATGAATCAATGTTCAAAAAACAGGCTATATGTATTTCTACTGCTGCTGGCGGAGGAATGAAAAATACTTGTAAAGATATGGCTGATAGTACTTTCTTTTGGGGAGTAGCAAAAACATATAGTTATGGATTTGCAGTGAGAGAAGTTACTTGGAATAATGTCAAAGATGAAATAAAAGATTCTATTGCAAAAAAGATGGATTTAGCTGCAGAAAAAATAAAAAGAGAATATGGTAAAGTTAAGCCTTCTATAAAGACTAAGATATTTTTTAAAATAATAAAATCATTGCATAAAAAGAAAAATTTCACTGAGAATGATTTTAATTATTGGAATGATAGAGGCTGGCTAAACAATACAGTTCCTTGGAAAAATTAA